The Pogona vitticeps strain Pit_001003342236 chromosome 3, PviZW2.1, whole genome shotgun sequence genome includes a window with the following:
- the LOC110087603 gene encoding plasma membrane calcium-transporting ATPase 1, which yields MVTPVSLAEEDFKITLAELRDLMEFRKSEAVTKIKELYGDVFEICKLLRTSPKNGISGTSSELNIRKSVFGKNFIPPKKPLTFLELVWEALQDTTLCILEIAAVISLGLSFYNPPGGSAAACHTDDSGEEYENEEADWIEGAAILLSVVCVVLVTAFNDWSKEKQFRGLQSRIEKEQRFTVIRAGKMLQVPVADLVVGDVAQIKYGDLLPADGLLLQGHDLKIDESSLTGESNQVKKTLTEDPMLLSGTHVMEGSGKMVITAVGVNSQTGIIFTLLGVGEDTEKAKETDQKPKPDNSVAKSKEAAEKSTEESPNKSTPHKKEKSVLQAKLTRLAVQIGKAGLAMSIITVLVLILYFLIQTFVIEKRVWTTQCTAIYVQYLVKFFIIGVTILVVAVPEGLPLAVTISLAYSVKQMMKDNNLVRHLDACETMGNATAICSDKTGTLTMNRMTVVQIFIGGTHYKIVPAPDLIHPTMLNYLLKSISVNCAYTSKIVSPEKEGGLPRQIGNKTECALLGLLLELNLDYEAVRTKIPEEKLYKVYTFNSDRKSMSTVLKNADGSYQLFSKGASEILLQKCVQLLDATGRPAPFSKKDRENVLKNVIAPMASEGLRTICLAFRDFPVGFGHEETTWDNEEAILKDLTCIAVVGIEDPVRPEVPEAIRKCQNAGIVVRMVTGDNINTARAIAVKCGILRPDDTCVCLEGSEFNKLIRGPDGKIKQELIDKIWPTLCVLARSSPADKYNLVEGIINSEITEQRQVVAVTGDGTNDGPALKKADVGFAMGIAGTDVAKEASDIILTDDNFSSIVKAVMWGRNVYDSISKFLQFQLTVNVVAVILAFTGACFTQNSPLKAVQMLWVNLIMDTFASLALATEKPTEALLNRKPYGRNKPLITRTMMKNILCHAIYQLAIVFGLVFAGEKMFDIENGRTAPLEAPPTEHYTIVFNTFVMMQICNEVNARKIHGERNVFSGIFTNAIFCCVVMGTLIVQILIVQVGGKPFSCTSLTLDQWLWSVFFGLGTLLWGQIIITIPTRYLWCLKEVGEAPPEEENEGEAQNPTEIDYGEQELRHSQILWFRSFQRIQTQCRVVRAFRTSIDVHSVHSSKTEHE from the coding sequence ATGGTGACTCCGGTTTCACTTGCAGAAGAGGACTTCAAAATCACACTTGCAGAGCTACGGGATCTGATGGAATTTCGAAAGAGTGAGGCAGTGACAAAAATAAAGGAACTGTATGGTGATGTTTTTGAAATCTGTAAACTGTTGCGCACTTCACCTAAAAATGGGATATCTGGGACTTCATCAGAATTGAACATAAGAAAATCTGTATTTGGAAAGAATTTTATACCCCCTAAAAAACCCCTGACTTTCCTGGAGTTAGTATGGGAAGCACTGCAAGATACAACATTATGTATCTTAGAAATTGCCGCTGTCATATCCTTGGGACTTTCATTTTACAATCCACCAGGAGGAAGTGCTGCAGCATGTCATACGGATGATTCTGGAGAAGAGTACGAAAACGAGGAGGCTGACTGGATAGAAGGCGCTGCGATACTTTTGTCGGTAGTTTGTGTAGTGTTAGTGACTGCTTTCAATGACTGGAGTAAGGAAAAACAGTTTAGAGGGTTGCAAAGTCGCATTGAAAAGGAACAAAGGTTTACTGTCATCAGAGCTGGAAAGATGCTGCAAGTGCCGGTGGCTGACTTAGTGGTGGGGGATGTAGCGCAGATCAAATATGGAGACCTTCTACCAGCTGATGGTCTGCTTCTCCAAGGGCATGACCTGAAAATTGATGAAAGTTCCCTTACAGGGGAATCCAATCAGGTCAAAAAGACTTTGACAGAGGATCCCATGTTGCTTTCAGGTACCCACGTAATGGAAGGCTCGGGGAAAATGGTTATTACTGCTGTAGGTGTAAACTCACAAACAGGAATTATCTTCACATTGCTTGGAGTTGGAGAGGATACTGAGAAAGCAAAAGAGACTGACCAAAAACCTAAGCCAGACAACTCTGTTGCAAAAAGCAAGGAAGCTGCTGAAAAGAGCACTGAGGAAAGCCCAAATAAATCAACTccacataaaaaagaaaaatctgttttacAAGCAAAACTCACAAGATTAGCAGTCCAGATTGGCAAAGCAGGGTTGGCTATGTCCATCATCACAGTTCTTGTGCTTATACTCtattttttaattcaaacttTTGTAATTGAGAAACGTGTTTGGACTACTCAGTGCACAGCAATTTATGTACAATATCTTGTGAAGTTCTTTATTATTGGTGTCACAATATTGGTGGTAGCAGTACCTGAGGGCCTTCCACTTGCAGTCACCATCTCACTTGCCTACTCTGTGAAGCAAATGATGAAAGATAATAATCTAGTGAGACATCTGGATGCTTGTGAAACAATGGGTAATGCAACAGCAATTTGTTCAGATAAGACAGGAACCTTAACCATGAACAGAATGACAGTAGTCCAAATTTTCATTGGTGGCACACATTATAAAATTGTTCCTGCACCTGATTTAATTCATCCAACCATGTTGAATTACCTGCTTAAAAGTATTTCTGTAAATTGTGCTTATACTTCAAAAATAGTGAGTCCCGAAAAGGAAGGAGGCCTTCCCCGCCAAATTGGCAATAAAACTGAATGTGCTTTATTGGGCTTGCTTCTTGAATTAAATCTGGATTATGAAGCGGTACGGACTAAGATACCAGAAGAAAAATTATATAAAGTATACACATTCAATTCTGACAGGAAGtctatgagcacagttttgaaaAATGCAGATGGTAGTTATCAACTGTTTAGCAAAGGTGCTTCTGAAATACTCCTTCAAAAATGTGTCCAGCTACTAGATGCTACAGGAAGGCCTGCCCCCTTTtcaaaaaaagacagagaaaatgtgCTAAAAAATGTGATTGCACCAATGGCCTCTGAGGGACTCCGAACCATATGTTTAGCTTTCAGAGATTTCCCTGTTGGTTTTGGCCATGAAGAAACAACATGGGACAATGAGGAAGCTATTCTCAAAGACTTGACCTGTATTGCAGTTGTTGGTATTGAAGATCCCGTGAGACCTGAAGTTCCTGAAGCCATTAGAAAATGTCAGAATGCTGGCATTGTTGTGCGCATGGTTACTGGCGATAATATTAACACAGCTCGTGCGATAGCTGTGAAATGTGGCATCCTACGACCTGATGACACATGTGTATGCTTAGAAGGGTCTGAGTTTAACAAACTAATCCGTGGTCCAGATGGGAAGATAAAACAAGAGCTAATTGACAAGATTTGGCCCACCCTTTGTGTACTTGCAAGATCCTCTCCTGCTGATAAGTACAACTTAGTAGAAGGGATCATTAACAGTGAgatcacagaacaaaggcagGTGGTAGCAGTAACTGGCGATGGTACTAATGATGGGCCCGCATTAAAGAAAGCTGATGTAGGATTTGCAATGGGTATTGCTGGAACCGATGTCGCAAAAGAAGCCTCTGATATCATTCTTACAGATGACAACTTCTCAAGCATTGTAAAAGCAGTCATGTGGGGTAGAAATGTATATGATAGCATTTCAAAATTCCTTCAGTTTCAGCTTACTGTCAATGTGGTAGCCGTGATACTTGCTTTTACAGGAGCATGCTTTACTCAGAATTCCCCTCTGAAAGCTGTTCAGATGCTGTGGGTCAATCTCATTATGGATACATTTGCTTCACTTGCTTTAGCAACAGAAAAGCCGACAGAAGCCCTGTTGAATCGGAAGCCTTATGGTAGAAATAAACCTCTTATCACCCGTACAATGATGAAAAATATCTTATGTCATGCCATCTATCAGCTTGCAATTGTTTTTGGACTTGTGTTTGCAGGAGAAAAAATGTTTGATATTGAAAACGGACGAACTGCACCATTGGAAGCCCCACCAACAGAGCATTACACTATTGTATTTAACACCTTTGTAATGATGCAAATTTGTAATGAAGTCAATGCTCGAAAGATTCATggagaaagaaatgtattttcaggAATATTCACAAATGCCATTTTTTGTTGTGTTGTTATGGGGACATTAATTGTACAGATCCTCATTGTTCAGGTTGGAGGGAAGCCCTTTAGCTGTACAAGTCTTACACTTGACCAATGGTTATGGTCAGTCTTCTTTGGCTTAGGGACGCTGCTTTGGGGACAGATCATTATAACTATTCCAACCAGGTATTTGTGGTGTCTGAAAGAAGTTGGTGAAGCCCCACCTGAAGAAGAAAACGAAGGAGAAGCTCAAAACCCCACAGAAATTGATTATGGTGAGCAGGAACTACGTCACAGTCAGATTTTGTGGTTTCGGAGTTTCCAGAGAATTCAGACTCAGTGCAGGGTAGTGAGAGCCTTCCGTACTTCAATTGATGTACATTCTGTACACAGTAGTAAAACAGAACACGAATAG